Proteins from a single region of Phycisphaeraceae bacterium D3-23:
- a CDS encoding glutathione peroxidase: MNTSTPLALLTALALTAALGCNESRLPETATTETSATDGSDSHVPADEALGTDADDSPGLGGDAATPTPAALDFELPSLAGQPTHLAQYHGQVVLIVNTASQCGLTPQYEQLQQLHETYADQGLAVLGFPANNFGAQEPGTDEEIATFCEENFGVGFDMFAKLSVKGDDQHPLYAYLTGEDTNPDFAGDIAWNFEKFLLNREGQVVARFDPRTRPDAPEVVSAIEAELARN; this comes from the coding sequence ATGAACACATCAACCCCTCTCGCGCTCCTCACCGCCCTCGCCCTCACCGCCGCGCTGGGCTGCAACGAATCGCGCCTCCCCGAAACCGCGACCACCGAGACCTCGGCGACCGACGGCAGCGATTCGCACGTCCCCGCAGACGAAGCGCTCGGCACCGATGCGGACGACAGCCCCGGCTTAGGTGGCGACGCCGCAACGCCCACCCCCGCCGCGCTCGACTTCGAGCTGCCCTCACTCGCCGGCCAGCCCACCCACCTCGCGCAGTACCACGGCCAAGTCGTCCTCATCGTCAACACCGCCTCGCAATGCGGCCTCACACCGCAGTACGAACAGCTCCAGCAACTCCACGAAACCTACGCCGACCAGGGCCTCGCCGTACTCGGCTTCCCCGCCAACAACTTCGGCGCACAAGAGCCCGGCACCGACGAAGAGATCGCAACCTTCTGCGAAGAAAACTTCGGCGTCGGCTTCGACATGTTCGCCAAGCTCTCGGTCAAGGGCGACGACCAGCACCCGCTCTACGCCTACCTCACCGGCGAAGACACCAACCCCGACTTCGCGGGCGACATCGCGTGGAACTTCGAGAAGTTCCTCCTGAACCGCGAGGGCCAGGTCGTCGCCCGCTTCGACCCCCGCACCCGCCCCGACGCCCCCGAGGTTGTATCTGCCATCGAAGCCGAGCTCGCCCGCAACTAA
- a CDS encoding translation initiation factor, whose product MGLFDGTSLERPTTCASCGKALAQCACPRDAQGDVCTPKQQDARVRREKRRGKWVTVVYQLDPSATDLKALAKQLKNKCSAGGSVTDDGVEVQGDHRDRVVEYLKSLGYPAKPAGG is encoded by the coding sequence ATGGGACTCTTCGACGGCACATCACTCGAACGCCCGACCACCTGTGCAAGCTGCGGCAAGGCGCTGGCCCAATGCGCTTGCCCGCGCGACGCCCAGGGCGACGTCTGCACCCCCAAGCAACAGGACGCCCGCGTCCGCCGCGAGAAACGCCGGGGCAAGTGGGTCACCGTGGTGTACCAGCTCGACCCGTCGGCCACCGATCTCAAGGCGCTGGCGAAGCAACTCAAAAACAAATGCTCGGCCGGCGGGTCCGTCACCGACGACGGTGTCGAGGTTCAGGGTGACCACCGCGACCGTGTCGTCGAGTACCTCAAGTCGTTGGGCTACCCCGCTAAACCCGCGGGCGGCTGA
- a CDS encoding alpha/beta hydrolase, whose protein sequence is MRFTNDVLWVVALCCFALGGSALADDGSGEADAGPPVLELWPGDPPGEPVIEGEMPGEETTDRGHIRMVSTPTMTCYLPEPAAANGAAVVVCPGGGYGILAMHHEGHDVARFFNEHGVAAFVLKYRHAPYRHPVPMHDAQRAMRLVRHHADDWGIDPDRVGIMGFSAGGHLASTVATHHDAGDADANDPVARQSCRPDFAILGYPVIALSGRPAHTGSRRNLLGADATAEQVAELNNHEHVDAETPPTFLFHARDDGGVPIENSELFLAALEAAGVAGELVESSKGGHGFGMRRFEGEPWWPELLVVWMEARGFLDAGADAETE, encoded by the coding sequence ATGCGATTCACAAACGATGTCCTTTGGGTGGTTGCGCTGTGCTGCTTTGCGCTGGGTGGGTCGGCGCTGGCGGACGACGGATCGGGCGAGGCCGATGCGGGGCCGCCGGTGCTCGAGCTCTGGCCGGGCGACCCGCCGGGCGAGCCGGTGATCGAGGGCGAGATGCCCGGCGAGGAGACGACCGATCGCGGTCACATCCGGATGGTGAGTACGCCGACGATGACGTGTTACCTGCCCGAGCCGGCGGCGGCGAACGGCGCGGCGGTGGTCGTCTGCCCCGGCGGGGGGTACGGCATCCTCGCGATGCACCACGAGGGCCACGATGTCGCGCGGTTCTTCAACGAACACGGTGTCGCGGCGTTCGTCCTCAAGTACCGCCACGCCCCGTACCGCCACCCCGTGCCCATGCATGATGCGCAGCGCGCGATGCGTCTGGTCCGGCATCACGCCGACGACTGGGGCATCGACCCTGATCGCGTCGGGATTATGGGCTTCTCGGCCGGGGGCCACCTCGCGTCCACCGTCGCGACCCACCACGACGCGGGCGATGCGGACGCCAACGACCCGGTCGCGCGGCAGTCGTGCCGCCCCGACTTCGCCATCCTCGGCTACCCCGTCATCGCGCTGTCGGGTCGGCCGGCGCACACCGGCTCGCGGCGCAACCTGCTGGGTGCCGACGCGACGGCCGAGCAGGTGGCCGAGCTGAACAACCACGAGCACGTCGATGCCGAGACGCCGCCGACCTTCTTGTTCCACGCGCGGGATGATGGCGGCGTGCCGATCGAGAACAGCGAGCTGTTTTTGGCGGCGCTGGAGGCGGCGGGTGTCGCGGGTGAGCTCGTCGAGTCGTCGAAGGGCGGGCACGGCTTCGGGATGCGCCGTTTCGAAGGCGAGCCGTGGTGGCCCGAGTTGTTGGTCGTGTGGATGGAGGCGCGGGGGTTCCTCGATGCCGGTGCCGATGCAGAGACCGAATAG
- a CDS encoding sigma-70 family RNA polymerase sigma factor — MERIAQHDASALRALYERLGPLLLAMGCRVLHDRQLAEDVLNEVFLELWKKPAKYDPKRSSPRTFMILVMRRRSIDRLRSRKAGVKTIALESYDTANHSASNPGPADGLAAAEEREHVREAIGLLPDEQRRAIEMSFFDGKTNVEIADETGVPLGTIKGRIRLGLIRLRDQLRTTIRKEGGHE, encoded by the coding sequence ATGGAGCGCATCGCGCAGCACGATGCGTCCGCGTTGCGCGCGCTCTACGAGCGGCTCGGGCCCCTGCTCCTCGCGATGGGCTGCCGAGTCCTGCACGACCGCCAGCTCGCCGAGGATGTGCTCAACGAGGTGTTTCTTGAGCTCTGGAAGAAGCCCGCGAAGTATGACCCCAAGCGCTCCTCGCCCCGGACGTTCATGATCCTCGTGATGCGCCGCCGGTCGATCGATCGGCTCCGCTCACGCAAGGCGGGCGTCAAGACAATCGCCCTCGAGTCCTACGACACCGCCAACCACTCCGCGTCAAACCCCGGGCCCGCCGACGGCCTCGCCGCCGCCGAGGAACGCGAGCACGTCCGAGAAGCGATCGGCCTGTTGCCCGACGAACAGCGCCGGGCGATCGAGATGTCGTTCTTTGACGGGAAAACCAACGTCGAAATCGCCGATGAAACCGGGGTGCCCCTGGGCACGATCAAGGGCCGAATCCGCCTTGGATTGATCCGATTACGCGACCAACTGCGAACCACTATCAGGAAGGAGGGCGGCCATGAGTAA
- a CDS encoding Dabb family protein, with protein MFNHTVHFWLKPDTTDAQRAEFVEGLKALADSPNVHSASARKPAGTPREVVDNSYDYQLFVTFKDQASHDAYQSADDAVHQKFVDSFKPLFDRVLIYDSVEA; from the coding sequence ATGTTCAACCACACCGTCCACTTCTGGCTCAAGCCCGACACCACCGACGCGCAGCGCGCCGAATTTGTCGAAGGGCTCAAAGCCCTTGCGGATTCGCCCAACGTCCATTCCGCCAGCGCCCGCAAGCCCGCCGGGACGCCGCGTGAGGTCGTCGACAATTCGTACGACTACCAGCTCTTTGTCACCTTCAAGGACCAGGCGTCGCACGACGCGTACCAGTCGGCCGACGACGCGGTGCATCAAAAGTTTGTCGACAGCTTCAAGCCGCTGTTCGACCGCGTCTTGATCTACGACTCCGTCGAGGCGTAA
- a CDS encoding MFS transporter — MNQDPLQTPSPLAVIRWGAFFALAYAIQGFSQTATLFYQPINFYYKTAHHYDAGDLARVMFLLGIPWYLKPVYGLLSDFVPLFGTRRKSYLMLLSLLSTLAFGFLLGVSDPYVMFLLLMLTTVGTAMSDVMVDGLMVEQGQKSGRIKLYQGLQWVAIYATSIGAAYAGGAVSQGAENVGEPIRAIQWAAMLAIGGPAVLFVLTWWMVDEPKSRLDVRGFRETLRGINRAARSRPLWLAALFLCCFWFQPGMNAPMYVYATGEALNISEAFWGKAAAMGTFGYLLGAVIFLVGLGPYLSIKKLALIGVTLYSAATLGYLFLMGPKTLVVLGLLLATANAIANLMLLSLAAQVCPKRVEAFVFAALMSLMNLSRYGSEWIGGRLYAGILDEHIQPLIVISAVVTMLTGLLIPLLPGAPPASAPPTD, encoded by the coding sequence TTGAATCAAGACCCCCTGCAAACGCCCTCGCCCCTCGCCGTCATCCGCTGGGGCGCGTTTTTCGCACTGGCCTACGCGATCCAGGGGTTTTCGCAGACGGCGACGCTGTTCTACCAGCCGATCAACTTCTATTACAAGACCGCGCACCACTACGACGCGGGCGATCTCGCACGTGTCATGTTCCTGCTCGGGATTCCGTGGTACCTCAAGCCGGTCTACGGGTTACTTAGCGACTTCGTCCCGCTGTTTGGTACGCGACGCAAGAGTTACCTGATGCTGCTGTCGCTGCTCTCGACACTGGCGTTCGGCTTCCTGCTGGGCGTCAGTGACCCGTACGTCATGTTCCTGCTGCTCATGCTGACGACGGTGGGCACGGCGATGTCGGACGTGATGGTCGACGGGCTGATGGTCGAGCAGGGCCAGAAGTCGGGCCGGATCAAGCTGTACCAGGGCCTGCAGTGGGTGGCGATCTACGCGACGAGTATCGGCGCGGCATACGCGGGCGGCGCGGTGTCGCAGGGGGCGGAAAATGTGGGCGAACCGATCCGCGCGATCCAGTGGGCGGCGATGCTGGCGATCGGCGGGCCGGCGGTGTTGTTTGTGCTGACGTGGTGGATGGTGGACGAGCCCAAGAGCCGGCTCGACGTGCGGGGCTTCCGCGAGACGTTGAGGGGCATCAACCGCGCGGCGCGTTCCAGGCCGCTGTGGCTGGCGGCGCTTTTCCTGTGCTGCTTCTGGTTCCAGCCCGGCATGAATGCGCCGATGTATGTCTACGCTACCGGCGAAGCGCTCAACATCAGCGAGGCGTTCTGGGGCAAGGCCGCGGCGATGGGGACGTTTGGCTACCTCCTGGGCGCGGTGATCTTCCTCGTCGGGCTCGGGCCTTACCTCTCGATCAAGAAGCTCGCGCTGATCGGCGTGACGCTCTACAGCGCGGCGACGCTGGGCTACCTGTTTCTGATGGGCCCCAAGACCCTCGTCGTCCTCGGGCTACTGCTCGCGACCGCCAACGCCATCGCGAACCTCATGCTGCTGTCGCTCGCCGCGCAGGTCTGCCCCAAGCGGGTCGAGGCGTTTGTGTTCGCCGCGCTGATGTCGCTGATGAACCTCTCGCGTTACGGCTCGGAGTGGATCGGTGGCCGGCTGTATGCGGGCATCCTCGACGAGCATATCCAACCTCTGATTGTGATTTCGGCGGTGGTGACGATGCTGACCGGCTTGTTGATCCCGCTGCTGCCCGGAGCGCCGCCGGCGTCGGCCCCACCCACCGACTAA
- a CDS encoding diacylglycerol kinase family protein translates to MAASLPVLITANPFSGKGENRERVAALAAALESRGIPSESVWDLSERRAMLAQSGIHARYRCLVSAGGDGSIAAAVNDLRAGLSKEDEVTRLPIAMLPAGNENLFAIAFGHNRGTDALAEAIARGETKTIDAGDAGGRLFTLMASAGLDSDVVRRVDDWRVTGAEGEPLKRVSRITYAPKIVGAVTGYKYPPVTLEAEGRSVTGAHAFVFNIGQYGFNLGFARDADPGDGLLDWVVFEKAGVVALAGYGLAVLRGKHLDRADVHHGRSACIKLTADEPVPVQADGDPAGATAMEVRVLPGMLRVIEGGA, encoded by the coding sequence ATGGCCGCGTCGCTCCCCGTACTGATTACTGCGAACCCGTTCAGCGGGAAGGGGGAAAACCGCGAGCGCGTCGCGGCGCTGGCGGCGGCGCTCGAATCGCGCGGCATCCCGAGCGAATCGGTCTGGGACCTCAGTGAACGCAGGGCGATGCTTGCGCAGTCGGGCATCCACGCGCGCTACCGCTGCCTGGTGTCGGCGGGCGGGGACGGGTCGATCGCGGCGGCGGTGAACGACCTGCGGGCCGGGCTCTCGAAGGAAGACGAAGTGACGCGGCTGCCGATCGCGATGCTGCCGGCGGGCAACGAGAACCTCTTCGCGATCGCGTTCGGGCACAACCGCGGGACCGACGCGCTGGCCGAGGCGATCGCGCGGGGCGAGACGAAGACGATCGACGCGGGCGATGCGGGCGGACGGCTGTTTACGCTGATGGCGAGCGCGGGGCTCGACTCGGACGTCGTGCGGCGTGTCGACGACTGGCGTGTGACCGGGGCGGAGGGCGAGCCGCTCAAGCGGGTCAGCCGGATCACGTATGCGCCCAAGATCGTCGGCGCGGTGACGGGGTACAAGTACCCGCCGGTGACGCTGGAGGCGGAGGGGCGAAGTGTGACCGGCGCGCACGCGTTTGTGTTCAACATCGGGCAGTACGGTTTCAACCTCGGCTTTGCGCGCGATGCCGACCCGGGCGACGGGCTGCTCGACTGGGTCGTGTTTGAGAAGGCGGGCGTCGTCGCGTTGGCGGGGTACGGGCTGGCGGTCTTGCGTGGCAAGCACCTGGACCGCGCCGATGTCCACCACGGCCGATCGGCTTGCATCAAACTCACCGCGGACGAGCCGGTGCCCGTCCAGGCGGACGGCGACCCGGCGGGCGCGACAGCGATGGAGGTCAGGGTGCTGCCGGGCATGCTGCGGGTGATTGAGGGGGGCGCATGA
- a CDS encoding anti-sigma factor, translating to MSKANLQELMLLYLADALTDEEHAVVKSRLKADDPEAKEALREARELYAALPLALDPVELDPGAADNLMRQVEADALRGKRPGRSAKPAKPKSEPTPKPTQQRKPAAPSVIDQPDPAPMRIERQPGWVIPAALAAGCAIVASAAVFFLARWDAQQELALVTDRADALQLELDQQQNALTLQGQRVEELNNRLTEQSDTLQAQSNELDAQRARLTRQAEQLIEQIERVAGVERSVTATQAMTDELRSLFVGQRSDLMVLMQQEEEIDRVLSLLSAPRLEAYVMAGTDEEPTAAARLFYDPVTRRLRMTVAGLDPAQAGETYQAWFVLGDGQGGPVSLGTFNTNAAGEAVFEATLANAPDGIALAAVSVEPLGGVPAPTGAIVIAGGAQ from the coding sequence ATGAGTAAAGCCAACCTCCAGGAACTGATGCTGCTGTACCTGGCAGACGCGCTCACCGATGAGGAGCACGCGGTGGTTAAGTCGCGCCTAAAGGCCGACGATCCCGAAGCAAAAGAGGCCCTGCGCGAAGCGCGGGAGCTGTACGCCGCGTTGCCCCTGGCCCTGGACCCGGTCGAGCTCGACCCCGGCGCAGCCGACAACCTGATGCGCCAGGTCGAAGCGGATGCGCTCCGCGGCAAACGTCCCGGCAGGTCCGCGAAGCCTGCGAAACCCAAGTCGGAACCCACACCCAAGCCGACCCAGCAACGCAAGCCCGCCGCCCCGTCGGTGATCGATCAGCCAGACCCCGCCCCGATGCGCATCGAGCGTCAGCCCGGCTGGGTGATCCCCGCGGCCCTCGCCGCCGGCTGCGCGATCGTCGCGAGCGCGGCCGTGTTCTTCCTCGCACGCTGGGATGCGCAGCAGGAACTGGCGCTCGTCACCGACCGCGCCGATGCGCTGCAGCTCGAACTCGATCAGCAACAGAACGCGCTGACCCTGCAAGGACAGCGCGTCGAAGAACTGAATAACCGGCTCACCGAGCAGTCCGACACGCTGCAGGCCCAGTCCAACGAGCTCGACGCCCAGCGCGCCCGCCTCACCCGACAGGCCGAGCAGCTCATCGAACAGATCGAACGCGTCGCCGGCGTCGAACGCTCCGTCACCGCGACCCAGGCCATGACCGACGAGCTGCGTTCCCTCTTCGTCGGCCAACGCAGCGACCTCATGGTCCTCATGCAGCAAGAGGAAGAGATCGATCGCGTCCTGTCGCTGCTGAGCGCACCGCGCCTCGAGGCCTACGTCATGGCCGGCACCGACGAAGAACCCACCGCCGCCGCACGCCTGTTCTACGACCCCGTCACCCGCCGGCTGCGCATGACCGTCGCGGGCCTCGACCCCGCGCAGGCGGGCGAGACCTACCAGGCCTGGTTCGTCCTTGGTGATGGCCAGGGCGGCCCGGTCTCGCTGGGCACGTTCAATACCAACGCCGCAGGCGAGGCCGTGTTTGAAGCGACCCTCGCCAACGCGCCCGACGGCATCGCCCTCGCCGCCGTCAGCGTCGAGCCCCTGGGCGGCGTCCCCGCCCCGACGGGCGCGATCGTCATCGCCGGCGGTGCGCAGTAA
- a CDS encoding DUF1028 domain-containing protein encodes MPTRSFSTGVSLLLLSVTVLVSGCAQTKVAGRSATAIPSGVPVVATFSIVAYDEETESWGIAVQSKVVAVGAVVPWAQAGHGAVATQAHANVAYGPDGLEMLAQGMSAQEVVDALVEADENRDHRQVGVVDARGRAAAFTGERCMDWAGHRVGAGYCVQGNILAGEGVVDAMARAYEAAEGDFGDRLIDALEAGQAAGGDRRGRQSASLYIVRAEAGYAGGNDRYRDVRVDDHETPIAELRRVYHLHRRMFRD; translated from the coding sequence ATGCCAACACGCTCTTTTTCGACCGGCGTTTCGCTGCTGCTTCTAAGCGTGACGGTCCTCGTGTCGGGCTGCGCGCAGACGAAAGTCGCTGGGCGATCGGCAACGGCGATTCCGTCTGGGGTGCCCGTTGTTGCGACGTTCTCGATCGTGGCGTACGACGAAGAGACCGAGTCGTGGGGGATCGCGGTGCAGTCGAAGGTGGTCGCGGTCGGCGCGGTGGTGCCCTGGGCACAGGCCGGGCACGGCGCGGTGGCGACGCAGGCCCACGCGAACGTGGCGTATGGCCCGGACGGGCTCGAGATGTTGGCGCAGGGGATGTCGGCGCAGGAGGTGGTTGACGCGCTGGTCGAGGCGGATGAAAACCGCGACCACCGGCAGGTCGGCGTGGTCGATGCGCGGGGACGGGCCGCGGCGTTTACCGGCGAGCGGTGCATGGACTGGGCGGGGCACCGGGTCGGCGCGGGCTACTGCGTGCAGGGCAACATCCTGGCGGGCGAAGGCGTCGTCGATGCGATGGCGCGGGCGTATGAAGCGGCCGAGGGCGATTTCGGCGATCGGCTGATCGATGCCCTCGAGGCCGGGCAGGCCGCGGGCGGCGACCGGCGCGGCCGACAGAGCGCTTCGCTGTACATCGTCCGCGCCGAGGCCGGCTACGCGGGGGGCAACGACCGCTACCGCGATGTCCGGGTCGACGACCATGAAACGCCGATCGCCGAGTTGCGTCGTGTCTATCACCTGCACCGGCGGATGTTCCGCGACTAA
- a CDS encoding DUF3465 domain-containing protein, translating to MAKKQGKKITAGSILGILLLVALFIAKQQGWLPSGNEATPDNDIRTAQNDADTNAAETDAQREARDTPAQRPQADTRDPQRVDRTPQNTGRTGGAVLPGGDGGIGEHFRAQRSDVIVTASGVVKKVLPDDNDGSRHQKLIITLSTGHTVLIAHNIDLAERVPCDEGDVVTFRGEYEWSGQGGVVHWTHHDPAGRHQPGWIEFEGVRYE from the coding sequence ATGGCCAAGAAGCAAGGCAAGAAAATCACCGCCGGCTCGATCCTCGGCATCCTCCTCCTCGTCGCCCTCTTCATCGCCAAGCAGCAGGGCTGGCTGCCCAGTGGCAACGAAGCAACGCCGGACAACGATATACGCACCGCGCAGAACGACGCCGACACGAACGCGGCCGAAACCGATGCGCAGCGCGAGGCGCGCGACACCCCGGCTCAGCGCCCGCAAGCAGATACCCGCGACCCGCAACGCGTGGACCGCACCCCACAGAACACCGGCCGAACCGGCGGGGCCGTGCTGCCCGGCGGCGACGGCGGCATCGGCGAACACTTCCGCGCCCAGCGCAGCGATGTCATCGTCACCGCCTCGGGCGTCGTCAAGAAGGTCCTCCCCGACGACAACGACGGCAGCCGGCACCAGAAGCTCATCATCACCCTGAGCACCGGCCACACCGTGCTGATCGCGCACAACATCGACCTCGCCGAGCGCGTGCCCTGCGACGAGGGCGACGTCGTCACCTTCCGCGGCGAGTACGAGTGGTCCGGCCAGGGCGGCGTCGTCCACTGGACCCACCACGACCCCGCCGGCCGACACCAGCCCGGGTGGATCGAGTTCGAGGGCGTGCGGTACGAGTAA
- a CDS encoding methylated-DNA--[protein]-cysteine S-methyltransferase codes for MPIACCLLCSASTQPTPEHTMHYCHHDSPVGRLMLAGDDAALCGVYFPNSRYPANLAPDWLERDAPFDEVRRQLDAYFAGELQAFDLPLAPQGTDFQQRVWQELRKIPYGETISYGQLAQRTGDPNASRAVGNANGKNPLSIIVPCHRVIGANGQLTGFGGGLDTKRKLLALEQQHATLFA; via the coding sequence ATGCCAATCGCCTGCTGCCTTCTTTGCAGCGCCAGCACACAGCCGACCCCGGAGCACACGATGCACTACTGCCACCACGACAGCCCCGTCGGTCGATTGATGCTCGCCGGCGACGACGCGGCGCTCTGTGGCGTGTACTTCCCCAACAGCCGATACCCCGCGAACCTCGCGCCCGACTGGCTTGAGCGCGACGCGCCGTTCGACGAAGTCAGACGCCAGCTCGACGCCTACTTCGCCGGCGAACTCCAGGCCTTCGACCTCCCGCTCGCGCCCCAAGGCACCGACTTCCAGCAGCGCGTCTGGCAAGAACTACGAAAAATCCCCTACGGCGAAACGATCTCCTACGGCCAGCTCGCCCAGCGCACCGGCGACCCCAACGCCTCACGCGCCGTCGGAAACGCCAACGGCAAAAACCCACTCTCCATCATCGTCCCCTGCCACCGCGTCATCGGCGCGAACGGCCAACTCACCGGCTTCGGCGGCGGACTCGACACCAAACGCAAACTCCTCGCACTCGAACAGCAACACGCCACACTCTTCGCGTGA
- a CDS encoding PH domain-containing protein: MANFMFRCPHCDAENSVPLAGVGHAASCASCTLPFMASAPSAALLKRDGEQWVPAAASLAEGNAPAGRRNDDEQSLLSVHPAIFREHPIQTLGLTLLIVGGLTMAIHFGTAESHSAADTALAVLGLVLAFPSLCILAIRFIGSRFESLTVTTQRSVWARGVINRQTSEVQHDDIRNIQVSQTIIERFVGAGTVAISSAGQGDMEIVVKGVPHPAVIVETVRTYQRKLVSED; encoded by the coding sequence ATGGCTAACTTCATGTTCCGCTGCCCGCACTGCGACGCCGAAAACTCCGTCCCGCTCGCCGGCGTCGGTCACGCCGCGTCGTGCGCATCGTGCACCCTGCCATTCATGGCCAGCGCGCCATCCGCCGCGCTGCTCAAACGCGACGGCGAGCAATGGGTCCCCGCCGCCGCGTCGCTCGCCGAGGGCAATGCGCCCGCCGGCAGACGTAACGACGACGAGCAGTCGCTGCTCTCGGTCCACCCCGCCATCTTCCGCGAGCACCCGATCCAGACCCTCGGGCTCACGCTCCTCATCGTCGGCGGGCTCACCATGGCGATCCACTTCGGCACCGCCGAGTCGCACAGCGCCGCCGACACCGCGCTGGCCGTACTCGGCCTCGTGCTCGCGTTCCCAAGTCTCTGCATCCTCGCGATCCGCTTCATCGGCTCGCGCTTCGAGTCGCTCACCGTCACCACCCAGCGCAGCGTCTGGGCACGCGGCGTCATCAACCGCCAGACCTCCGAGGTTCAGCACGACGATATCCGAAACATCCAGGTCAGCCAGACGATTATCGAACGCTTCGTCGGCGCCGGCACCGTCGCGATCTCCTCGGCCGGCCAAGGCGATATGGAGATCGTCGTCAAGGGCGTCCCCCACCCGGCGGTCATTGTCGAGACTGTACGCACCTACCAGCGTAAGCTTGTGAGTGAAGACTAA
- the msrA gene encoding peptide-methionine (S)-S-oxide reductase MsrA: protein MHVSQTALLALGVFAMLAFSFAGSGCNNFTPPDPAQVPDAELGEDVATQNANTDAHTDAPQTRQAILAGGCFWCVEAVYEMLDGVSDAESGYIGGTAETANYPTVCSKTTDHAEAVRITYDPAKITFEQLLKVFFTTAHNPTQLNRQGNDYGPQYRSAIFPLNDEQADIARAYIDQLNATPEYDGRIVTTIEPGHTFYPAETNHQDFARNNPDHGYIRGVSQPKVEHTREAFEELLRDGE from the coding sequence ATGCACGTCAGCCAGACCGCCTTGCTCGCCCTCGGAGTCTTCGCCATGCTCGCCTTCTCGTTCGCCGGCTCGGGCTGTAACAACTTCACCCCGCCCGACCCCGCCCAGGTCCCCGACGCCGAGCTGGGCGAAGACGTCGCGACCCAAAACGCTAACACCGACGCTCACACCGACGCGCCGCAGACCCGGCAGGCCATCCTCGCCGGCGGCTGCTTCTGGTGTGTCGAAGCGGTGTACGAGATGCTCGACGGCGTGAGCGACGCCGAGTCGGGCTACATCGGCGGCACCGCCGAGACCGCGAACTACCCCACCGTGTGCAGTAAGACCACCGACCACGCCGAGGCCGTGCGAATCACTTACGACCCCGCCAAAATCACCTTCGAGCAGTTGCTCAAGGTATTCTTCACCACCGCGCACAACCCCACACAGCTCAACCGCCAGGGCAACGACTACGGCCCGCAGTACCGCTCGGCGATCTTCCCGCTCAACGACGAGCAGGCCGACATCGCCCGTGCCTACATCGATCAGCTCAACGCGACGCCCGAGTACGACGGCCGGATCGTTACCACCATCGAGCCGGGCCACACCTTCTACCCCGCCGAGACGAACCACCAGGACTTCGCCCGCAACAACCCGGACCACGGCTACATCCGCGGCGTCTCGCAGCCCAAGGTCGAACACACCCGCGAAGCGTTCGAGGAGCTGCTGCGCGACGGCGAGTAG
- a CDS encoding peptidylprolyl isomerase, protein MPQAVASHILVDTEAQATDLKSRCVAGEDFADLAKEHSGCPSGKAGGSLGQFSQGQMVPEFDAVIFSDLPIGEVSDPVKTQFGYHLIVVEQRMD, encoded by the coding sequence ATGCCCCAAGCCGTCGCCAGCCACATCCTCGTCGACACCGAAGCCCAGGCCACCGACCTCAAGTCGCGCTGCGTCGCCGGCGAAGACTTCGCCGACCTCGCGAAGGAGCACTCGGGCTGCCCCTCGGGCAAGGCCGGCGGCTCGCTGGGCCAGTTCAGCCAGGGCCAGATGGTCCCGGAGTTCGACGCCGTGATCTTCAGCGATCTCCCCATCGGCGAAGTCAGCGACCCGGTCAAGACCCAGTTCGGCTACCACCTCATCGTCGTCGAACAACGGATGGACTAA
- a CDS encoding DUF2780 domain-containing protein has product MRYDTQRLTRQTAGYVYVQRLTTHQAKEDPMDLVNELVSKLGIDTKQAKGGAGMILGLVKDKLGAGEFAKVKEAVPEADQLADEAPEAGGGLLGAVGGLASSLGAGGVGDLAKLAGGFEKLGLDADMVGKFVPVILNFVKKQGGDGIGNIVGAVLGGKD; this is encoded by the coding sequence TTGCGGTACGATACGCAGCGACTCACCCGGCAAACCGCCGGCTACGTCTACGTTCAGCGCCTCACCACTCATCAAGCGAAGGAAGACCCCATGGACCTCGTCAACGAACTCGTCTCGAAACTCGGTATCGACACTAAGCAGGCCAAGGGCGGCGCCGGGATGATCCTCGGGCTGGTCAAAGATAAACTCGGCGCGGGCGAGTTCGCGAAGGTCAAAGAGGCCGTGCCCGAGGCCGACCAACTCGCCGACGAAGCGCCCGAGGCGGGCGGCGGCCTGCTCGGCGCGGTCGGCGGGCTCGCGTCCTCACTAGGCGCAGGCGGCGTCGGCGACCTGGCCAAGCTCGCCGGCGGGTTCGAGAAGCTCGGCCTCGACGCCGACATGGTCGGCAAGTTCGTCCCCGTCATCCTGAACTTCGTCAAGAAACAGGGCGGCGACGGCATCGGCAACATCGTCGGCGCGGTCCTCGGCGGCAAGGACTAG